From the Fibrobacter sp. UWB11 genome, one window contains:
- a CDS encoding radical SAM protein gives MSYFLLTKNLNNNIIFYDPVKDVLYENGIKDNGYNRTLTREPYDLCMEITNNCPFSCKNCFCERGKDFLSLEQFSKIIDLYQNKIIRICLSGGEPTINPFFLDMVKRLNTIDNIGRVLSTTGYNYTEEMAHLMSDSFWTVSVSLHGQEETHNQYVGGDAYEKARRTLEILSKYGINIHLYSVLHNSMNIQDIEHLIEIKEMYNVSVLRFIKIRKIGIYQSDLSRVESIINNYLCDDIVYKKDKSNTFFVSAKMQERLSR, from the coding sequence ATGAGTTATTTTCTATTAACAAAAAATTTAAATAACAATATAATTTTTTACGATCCAGTCAAAGATGTTTTATATGAAAATGGTATTAAAGATAATGGATATAATAGAACGTTAACTAGAGAGCCTTATGATCTTTGTATGGAGATTACAAATAATTGTCCCTTTTCGTGTAAAAATTGTTTTTGCGAAAGGGGAAAGGATTTTTTATCTCTAGAACAGTTTAGTAAAATTATTGATTTATATCAAAATAAAATAATTCGTATTTGTCTTTCTGGAGGAGAACCTACAATTAATCCTTTTTTTCTTGATATGGTTAAGAGACTAAATACTATAGATAATATTGGTAGAGTTTTGTCGACTACAGGATACAACTATACAGAAGAAATGGCTCATTTAATGAGTGATTCGTTTTGGACGGTTTCTGTATCATTACATGGGCAAGAAGAAACTCACAATCAATATGTTGGTGGTGATGCGTATGAAAAAGCAAGAAGAACGCTAGAGATATTATCAAAATATGGAATAAATATTCATTTATATTCTGTTTTGCATAATTCTATGAATATTCAAGATATTGAACATCTCATAGAAATAAAGGAAATGTATAATGTTAGTGTTCTTCGCTTTATAAAAATAAGAAAAATAGGTATTTATCAATCTGATTTATCAAGAGTTGAATCAATAATTAACAATTACTTATGTGATGATATTGTATATAAAAAAGATAAATCTAACACTTTTTTTGTTTCTGCAAAAATGCAAGAGCGACTAAGTAGATGA
- a CDS encoding pyridoxamine 5'-phosphate oxidase family protein, giving the protein MEEVKNFIKECGAYFLATVDGDEPKVRPFGTINIFEGKLYIQTGKSKNVSKQIQKNGKVQLCAMNKTCNKWLRLSGTLVRDDRREPKVHMLEAYPELKRMYSPDDENTEVLYFKDATATFCSFTEPPRTVTF; this is encoded by the coding sequence ATGGAAGAAGTCAAGAATTTCATCAAGGAATGCGGGGCCTATTTCCTCGCAACAGTCGATGGTGACGAACCGAAGGTGCGCCCGTTCGGGACCATCAATATTTTCGAGGGCAAGCTCTACATCCAAACCGGCAAGTCCAAGAATGTTTCGAAACAGATCCAGAAGAACGGCAAGGTTCAGCTTTGCGCCATGAACAAAACTTGCAATAAGTGGCTTCGTTTGAGTGGAACTCTCGTTCGTGATGACCGCCGTGAACCCAAAGTCCACATGCTCGAAGCTTACCCCGAGCTCAAGCGTATGTATTCCCCGGACGATGAAAACACCGAAGTCCTCTATTTCAAGGATGCAACTGCCACGTTCTGCAGCTTCACTGAACCGCCGCGTACTGTGACATTTTAG
- a CDS encoding VOC family protein, translating to MKIEHIAIWVKDIDRVCEFYRKYFGGVVHPIYHNPTKQFTSRFITFDDGARLEVMHRPDICVERNVGTVEMFHVEHLGFTHLSFSVGSKEEVDHLTQQMSSEGVPVVGQPRTTGDGYYESVVLDPEGNRIEITV from the coding sequence ATGAAGATTGAACATATTGCCATCTGGGTTAAAGACATCGATAGGGTATGTGAGTTCTACCGGAAATACTTCGGCGGGGTAGTCCACCCAATTTACCACAACCCGACAAAACAGTTTACCAGCAGATTCATTACCTTCGATGATGGTGCCCGCCTGGAAGTCATGCACCGCCCTGACATATGTGTTGAACGAAATGTTGGGACTGTCGAGATGTTTCACGTGGAACATCTTGGCTTCACCCATCTTTCCTTTTCCGTTGGTTCAAAAGAAGAGGTAGACCACCTGACCCAACAAATGTCTTCTGAAGGTGTACCCGTTGTAGGTCAACCTCGAACAACCGGCGATGGGTATTATGAAAGTGTAGTCCTCGACCCCGAAGGGAACAGAATTGAGATTACTGTATAA
- a CDS encoding O-acetyl-ADP-ribose deacetylase, with translation MINIEVIQGDITKLKVDAIVNAANCSLLGGGGVDGAIHRAAGPELLQACIPLKGCETGKAKITPGFKLPAKFVIHTPGPVYRDGQHGEPELLESCYKSCLALAEENNCETVAFPAISTGVYGYPWKAATEIAVKTVREFSAKIVKKVIFCCFSAEMEKIYRDVFKCA, from the coding sequence GTGATCAATATTGAAGTTATCCAGGGCGATATTACCAAGCTTAAAGTCGATGCCATCGTGAATGCGGCGAATTGTTCGTTGCTGGGAGGTGGCGGTGTCGATGGAGCTATACATCGTGCGGCAGGTCCGGAACTTTTGCAGGCGTGTATTCCCCTGAAAGGTTGTGAGACGGGCAAGGCCAAAATCACTCCCGGGTTTAAGCTTCCGGCGAAGTTTGTGATTCATACCCCGGGACCGGTTTATCGTGACGGTCAGCATGGTGAACCTGAACTTTTGGAATCGTGCTATAAAAGCTGCCTTGCTCTTGCCGAAGAGAATAATTGTGAGACTGTCGCCTTCCCTGCTATTTCCACCGGCGTCTATGGCTACCCTTGGAAGGCTGCAACCGAAATTGCCGTGAAAACTGTTCGCGAATTCTCGGCGAAGATTGTTAAGAAGGTTATCTTCTGCTGCTTCAGTGCAGAGATGGAAAAGATTTATCGAGACGTTTTTAAATGTGCATAA